The Helicobacter cetorum MIT 00-7128 region ATTTAGCTAAAGATTTTCAATTTAGTATTTTTGATGCCATTAGTCCTAGCTCGCCTTGTTTTGAAGGCTTAAAATCAAAGCATTATCATAAAAACTATCTTAAAGAAAGCGATTGGGTCTATTGCAAAAGGGGGGCTGAGCTAGAACCCAATGAATTGGGTTGTTATATGAGCCATTTTTTATTGTGGCAAGAATGCGTGAATAAAAATACTCCTATCATTATTTGTGAAGATGACATTATTTTTGAAGAATCTTTTAAGCAAGCAATAAGAGAGTGCGTTCAAAGCCCCTTTGATTTAGTGCGTTTGCATGCAGAGTATTGGGGCTATAGGGGAGGGACTTTTCAAAAAGTCTTACCAAGAATTGAAAATGAACCCCTTTATATGACCTCTAAAGAAAGCTTGAGTATAGTTGATTCTATCAAGCGTTTTTTGAGAAAAGATTGTTTCAACCTCTATCAAATCTTAAGGCGTTGCTACTACCCTTTAAGCATGTTTGAAAAAGAAATTTTTTTGAGCGAACATTTTTATATGAGTAGTTTATATTTTAATTCTAGTGCTTGTTATTATTTAACTCCAAAGGGCGCAAAAACTTTAATAGAAAAAGCCGTTATTTTTTGCGAACCATTAGATATATTTTTATCCAATACTTTTAAACATAAATTACCAAATGTGGTTTATGTGCCTTTATGTGTAAGATTTAATGAAATGAGTTTAGTAACTACAATTGTTTTATCTAAAAAAATTAAAAAAGTCTTTTCTTATGCACCCAAGCGTTTGATAATGCCAATTATCAATCTTATGCATCGTTTGCAAGCTTATCGCCAATCTAAAAAGGCTTTTGAGAAATATAGAAAGAAATAAAAGCTTTAAGACAATAATACGCCCTAGATTGAGTAACAAACAATGGATTTTTTGTTACAATACGCTTATTTATTATAAAAATAATTTAAGGGTGAGATAACCTTGAGGGCAAAAAAAGCAAGTCTTAAAAGAATGTTGCATCAGCAACGAATCAAGCAGTCAAATTTTAAATCAGTTAAGACTGCCGTGCTTAAAAAGCCTTCTTTATGGCTTATGCCCTTATTGTTGAGTGGGTTTGTCAAGGGATTATACGCAAACGGGCAAGATATTTTGGGGTTGCAATGGGGTTCAAGAACTCAAGAGGTATGTGTTCATCACCCATGGTATGCGTTGTGGAGTTGTGATAAGTGGGAAAAAAAGGTTACTAATCTTAAAGGAAATCAACTTATCACACAAACTTGGGCTGGGGGTAATGCGGATAATTACTACCACACTCAAAATAATGAAAATATTGTAGCAAATTTAAAGAACGATAATGGAACTTATTATTTAAGTGGTCTGTATAATTATACAGGGGGCAATGATAATGGGGGGAATTTAACGATTGAGTTAGGGAATAACGCCACTTTTAATTTGGGACAAAGTAGTGGGAATAGCTTTACTTCTTGGTATCCCAATGGGCATACTATTATTACCTTTGATGCTGGAACTATCAATGTGAATAACAGCATAGAAGTAGGTAATCGTGTAGGCACGGGGGCTGGCACTCATACAGGCACTGCAACCTTAAATCTAAATGCTAATAAGGTCAATATTAATTCTAATATCAGTGCATATAAGACCTCACAAGTGAATGTAGGCAATACTAACAGCACCATTACAATCGGTTCAATTTCTTTAAATGGCAATGTGTGTAGCTCTTCGGTGAATTGGGGTGTGGGAGCGAATTGCTCTAGCACAGGACCCACTTACACATTCAAAGGGACTAGCACTTCTACAAACACGACCTTTAATAATGAGAGCGGTAGTTTTAACTTTGAAAATAACGCTCATTTTAGTGGGGTGAAATTTAATGGGGGAAAATTTACTTTTAGTAAAGAGTTCACGGCTACAAACAACACTGCTTTTAATAGCGGTAGTTTCACCTTTCAAGGCACAAGTTCTTTTAATAACGCTACTTTTGGCAATCTCACATATACTTTCAACAATCAAGCCACATTTCAAAACAGCACCTTTAATGGGGGAACTTACAACTTTAGCAATAGTGAAAATCAAAATCTAATTTTTAGCAATAGCGCATTTAGCAACCATAGCCCAATGACTATTCAAGGGAATGCCACTTTTAAAGAGAGCTTTAATAACCAAAACAATGATTTAAAAGTCCAAAGCGCTACCTTTGAAAACGCTACTTTCAACAATGGCGGTAAGCTCACTATAGAAAATAATGCAACCTTCAATAACACTTCGTTTAACACTTCTATTAATACTCAAAATACAGATATTAAAGGCAGTGTAACTCTTAGTGGTAGTAATAAATTAGAAAATAGTGCGACGCTTGATTTTGGAAACGCACAAGTTACCCTCAATCAAGGGACAAGCTTTAATATTACCAATTTAGGGAGTGGAAAAACTACGATTTTAAGCTCTAGTAAGGACATTAATTATAATAGTCTTTTAAGCCATCTTCTTAATAGTTATACTAACACTTTAAAAGAGAGTGCCTCTTCTCAAAATACCAAAACTTCTACCCAAGAAAGCTATGCTAAAGGTTTATGGGATATTATCACTTATGATAACACCCAAGGACATGTTACAAAAGTTACTAAAGATAACACAGATAGTGCCAATAATGGCTTAGGAACTTATCAAGTCGCCTATAAAGTTGGGGATAAGATTTATGGACTAGAAGAAACTTTTGGTAAAAATTCTATTACCATTCAAGCTATAGCAAGTGGCGATTACACACCACCTCCTAGCAATCCTTTAAGTAGCTCCAACTCTTTTGATTTGGCTAATTCAGCTCATATTAACGCTGATATGCCTTGGTATAATCATCAATACTATCTTCCAAAATCCAAAGATTTTACAGAAAGTGGGACTTACTACTTACCTAGCATTCAAATTTGGGGGAGCTATAATAATACTTTCAAACAAACTTTTAGTGCGAGTAATAGTAATTTAGTTATTGGGTATAACGCAATTTGGAGCAATCATAATGTTAGCTCTAATGATGTAGTGTCCTTTGGAGACACTTCCGGGAGCGCTCTTAGTGGGCATTGTGGGACTTGGCCCTATTACCAATGCGCTGGCACAACTAATGGCACTTATAGTGCGCACAATGTCTATATTACAGCGAATTTACGCTCTGGAAATCGTGTAGGCACGGGCGGAGCAGCTAATCTTACTTTTAATGGAATTGATAATATCAAAATTGATAACGCTAAGATTACGCAAAATAATGCCGGTATTTATTCAAGTTCTATGACTTTCTCTACACAAAGTATGAATAGTCAAAATGATTTAAATGGCTTAAATGAGCAAGGCAAGCTTTCAGTTTATGGCACGACTTTCACTAATGAGGCTAAAGATGGGACATTCACTTTTAATGCGGGGCAAGCCACATTTGAAAACACCAATTTTAATGGAGGCACTTATAATTTTCAAGGCAATAGCCTAGACTTTGAAAATAACAACCAATTCAATCGTGGCACATTTAATATTAGCGCTCATAACACGACCTTTAATAACGCTAATTTCAATAATGACACTTCGTTTGATTTTAATAACTCT contains the following coding sequences:
- a CDS encoding glycosyltransferase family 25 protein, encoding MEVRIISLKSSPRYEKMQELCKNPPHNLAKDFQFSIFDAISPSSPCFEGLKSKHYHKNYLKESDWVYCKRGAELEPNELGCYMSHFLLWQECVNKNTPIIICEDDIIFEESFKQAIRECVQSPFDLVRLHAEYWGYRGGTFQKVLPRIENEPLYMTSKESLSIVDSIKRFLRKDCFNLYQILRRCYYPLSMFEKEIFLSEHFYMSSLYFNSSACYYLTPKGAKTLIEKAVIFCEPLDIFLSNTFKHKLPNVVYVPLCVRFNEMSLVTTIVLSKKIKKVFSYAPKRLIMPIINLMHRLQAYRQSKKAFEKYRKK